CCAAATGTGAGAGAATACAATAGCGTTCCCTCCTCTCCAAGCCACAAGTGGAAGTGGCTTCCAGTTTGTCTTGTCGTCCAATGAGTAGATTACCCGTCGCTGGATAGCATGATCGCTCTTCACAACCACGGCTCACAGGTGTGTAACTCTCTGGAAGTTGATTACGGTTAGTCCAAGTCTACCCAAACACCCAATCAGTGCTACGGATTAGAGTTCCTTCACCAACTTTGAACTACACGCCTCAACCAAAGTTTTATGCCGTTTAACCTTCACCATCAAGTTGGCTGTACATGTAGTAGTATGTTATCAATTCGTATCTGTGCATGACGACGGTTACCACCTCGTACTTACATCCTGGTTGGGTACCCCGATATCGGGGTCCACTTTCTGCAATCAAATTCAGCCCATGGTTTGAAATActtaatatcttttttttttatgatggCACGATGAGTAGAAAAGAAGGTTGATCAAGTCTGTTGTCTGTTGCTTACCTGACAATGAGACCAGGCCCAAGGCCAGAAGAGGTATGATTGGTTTCATTCTGAAGCCTTATCACGAGATCATTTTTCACACTTTGAACACTTTCCAAACACCTGACTGGACAGGATTCCCTCGGGTAGATAGCCCAGGAAACAACGCACACAGTTCAGACAGAGACCGTAGTAATCAGGAGGCTGCTTTTTCTGGCAGTTCTTGCGGCGGGCTTGGTGGGACTATTCTTGGCAACCACAGAGTTGGGAGATGGAGACCAACAATTTCCTCGACTTACATGGGTAGCTGTTATGGAAGGAAGAGATAAAACTTCAAGAGTGCGCCACAGCTTGATCGGGTGGGAAATCGACAAAAATGAGATCCGATCTTCGCCGCATCTGGCATGCACATGTGTGCCCAGTTCTAGGCCAGCTCTCTCTTGGGCGACATCTCAGGGAATATACGACAGAGGAGAACCAAcacatacatgtacatttgTACATACTGTGCCAACAGTAAGCCAGCCAGCGGAGTTAGTTAGAAAAAGACGGCGGACGAGCTTCTCCTGGCATCGTTTAATAATTCCCTAGTAGGCCGATTCGGTTTGAGAGAAGTAGTGGAATGTTGTAACCCCCTCTCTCTCGTGGGTCCGATGGTCCAAGAACGCCACcaaaagctctctctctctctctctcttcatgtcgcatgtatgtacatacatacaatgaGCATCAAAGACTTCTGCATGGATGGAAGAGGGATGAGGAGAGTGGAATTTCTTAGGCCGTCAATGCTTGCAGAGGGAACTCAAAAAGAGGTCATCGAAGAGGTACTTCTCCTCATAAAAAACAAGCCTAACCACTCCTTTTTCACAAAGTTATCCTGAACTTTGGGTTACTTTGGAATACACAACACATTGTCCTAGTTGTCAAAATGGGTTAAATTAGGCTACACTGGATCATGGGGAGTCTTTGCCTAACATGAAATGGGCTTTGAATGCCCGGATCAAAGGATGTGTTGTTTAGGGAAGGTCATCCAGGAATTGAAgtcattgacatttttgaggCAGTGTTTACTTGGTGCATAAACATTGGAATCAAGTTTCGGCTTCACAATGTAGGTTTCTAGCACCACCGAATCAAGCAGTCAATGAAATGGGGAAAcacagagaaagagggagagtCAGAGTGAATCTTAAATGAGCATACGATTAGATATAAGGAAACCTCTTACGTTTGTACTTTAAGAAATGCAACAAACACTTACGCTACATCCTCTTCAGGTGGTTGAATGGACTGAGAAGAGGATGTTATTGACCTGTGGTCACAGGTGACAAGAGCACGGACTGACCAGACACGCACCTCAGGCAGTGCACAACTGTGAAGGTTTACATCATTTCGACCGTCTGCCTGGCCAATTCAAAAGTTGTACGATTTCTGGTTAAATCTACagcttttgaaagaaattgttccccaagatgtgttttgcatttttcatggaTTCAAGCCGAAATGAGACAAAAAGATGGATGACTTGGATGACGTGTTTCAACGATATGAAATTGTTAGCAGAGCGCAAGTGTCAGATGTTCCTGAAAAGTTTCAACAAAATAGAAAGATGAACATGCAAACCATGAGGTCTCTTCTTCGTTTGGTTTTTCGACCTCCAGCGTTGGTTCGATTTATTTTGGTGTTTCtttgatattcgtagggaacaCGTAGAAGGTAATACAGTGGTAGATCTTATGGTAAGTGTCAACTCAATTCTTCTATTGCACATCAAATATGTCTTGGAAGGTAGGGCAAGCTCGTCAAATCTAATCCAACAATAGGGATCATAAATGGTGCAATTAACCGACAGTaagtgttcatttttttgaatattatctttgaccttttgcagagcattagtaacaaaattacaagtcacgaaattacagtaattcgttccatttctcgaaaaaggaaatgtaattgcattacattttaaaattgcgtaattgtaacgacccaaaatctacaagaattactcgttactcgttcctttttcagcttccagaatgcCCTataatttttcgtttttcccGTGACACATGAAGAAACTTAAAGCCTTAAACAGAAATTACCATTTTtactaattccatctagcataatttgatcaaagaaagtcagggttgaaaattgtgtttgctttTAACCACTCTGAAggtgttattggttttgaatcttcttgcatttgctactttggtgtttacatcttctcaacTAATTCCGTTGGCCTCAAGCACAGAAAATGTCTCCTtagcttgaatatgatgcttcaaattttcaaagcctcctcacttcacttcacttggACTTGATGGACTtcttacagagaagctttaacgacttcacaatgtctaatactgttttccatcatgaattttgcaaCATTGTTTTAAACCTTTAACAATtattatcccatccagggtctcaatcttgactccttaaagtattatgatgcaaaataattttgaaccgttatgccaagattaaatgccaaggctcataattggaaaatgttgacaggaaatcttcaaatgttacgcattaggactgcttgagtcaaaaaactccatttttttcgagaagaatggtctggatggggAAAACCATATAATATTGGTCatttaaaattttagtaaaagtaattgtaaggAGTAACGCCATTGCATCTTTTTCGAgcaatggttgtgtaacgaattactatttttgactaatgtaactgtaactgtaatttgttgcttttattgaggaacggcTAATGAATGCCCTGACCTTTTGCAATCCTGCTGAACTGACTAGAGCCcaattggttgaggcatattcaatatATGATGAACAATCGACTTCCACAGAATGAACATGGTCATACTCCCTCTGGACTTATAtgtacgatatatccaaccacccGTTTGGAAAACCTGTTTTGGTATGACTTTATAGACAGGAGTTATGTGCGATGCATATTCCGtttactttgctttgaaacgCCCCGTATGTGAATGTTCTTTTAAGTTTTCAAATAGAATCTCtaaattttacattttgtgaCTTCAAATTTAGCAATTACGTTCATTCATGAAATGCTCAAAACCTAGTACGTTCACATGTGACAAATCAATGCTCGTCAAAATCAAGCAAGCGAGGATGcgtttgagagagagagagaaagtNNNNNNNNNNNNNNNNNNNNNNNNNNNNNNNNNNNNATATTCCGtttactttgctttgaaacgCCCCGTATGTGAATGTTCTTTTAAGTTTTCAAATAGAATCTCtaaattttacattttgtgaattcaaatttagcaATTACGTTCATTCATAAAATGCTCAAAACCTAGTACGTTCACATGTGACAAATCAATGCTCGTCAAAATCAAGCAAGCGAGGATGcgtttgagagagagagagagaaagagaaggaacacTCTTGTTTCTATCCCAGTTTCTAGAACAACTATGGGAATTTGGAACTCTCGGCGCTTTTAGAGATGCTCACGAAATAGCGGAGAGGAAATgcgtgtgagagagagagagggagcaGAGAGCAGAGAGCTCCAACCACTGTGTCCCACCCTATGTAAGGCATCCCTCTCCTCCTGGCAAATGTTCCAACGCCAACAAATGAATGCACAATATGGGTAGTGGGTTTTTGAACGTGCATACGATTCTTGCTTGCTCCATCCAGCCACCCCTTCCCTTCACCCTCCAACCCATGGGGGgatgaaagagaaagacaagAAGGGGAAGTCTCTGAGGGTAAGCTTTTGCCGCTCCTACTAAGGTACTTGGTGCTTGTTCGTACGTACAAACTACAAACGAGGAGTGTTTGAAGAAGCGGTAGTAATCCAACACTACATAAGAATAAGAAGAGAGCAGTGGAGCAAATCTAAATCTGGCGTCAGTTTCGAAGGAGAAAGCCGAAATTTATCAAACATTTCCAGTTTGATCTTTGTCTTTTCAAGATGAAGTGGTTGCTCAAGTTTATGCTGTGCGTTTCAGTCTTTAAGTTGTCATCGAGTCAGAAAACTCCCCAGATTAGCTATGTGACGCCAAGTTTGACAACCGACATTGGTGAGTTTAAGTGTTTAGAAATATGCCGGAATGTTATTGAATAAGCATTGACGTTTGAATGGTAAGATTTTAGGCGGTGAGGCCAAGCTGGAATGCACTATTGTGGATCGACAAGACTATCCCATCCTATGGACGAGAGTAGGGAAAGGTGGGCAGAACTTTCCCATCGCTACAGGACCAAAACTCCTCTTAAAAGACCAAAGATTCGACCTGGAactcaatgaaaaaagtggcCAATATATCCTCTCAATTCGAGATGTCCAACCGTCGGATGCATCTTCGTATCTCTGTCAAATTGTGGCCGGATACAACAGCATGGTCACGGCCACAGTGGAGCTGTCCGTGAAATTGCCGCCCGTAATCTCGGACAACACCACTCGGAGCTTTCGAGTGACAGCGGGAGAGAAGGTGGAAATGGAATGCCAATCGAATGGATTCCCAACCCCAAGAATTACTTGGACCCGAGAGGATGGGAGAATGATGCCCAACGGCCAGGAGGAGATCATTACCCCAAGAAAGCTGATCATCAACCAAGTCCGCAGAGAGGACACAGGTatgacatttcattccaaCGTTGGATGGACGCTTTCAGACTGGAattcatgaacattttttaataGGCAAATACTTGTGTTGGGCTAAGAACGGCGTTGGACCGGGTGATGAACACCGAATGCTAACCTTAGAAGTGGAATATCCACCCATTATCGAGGTGCCCAGACCCAAAATACCACAAGCCCTGAACCACGAAACCGAGCTGACTTGCAAAATTCAGGCCTTCCCTCCGCCTGCCATTCATTGGAGGCAAGGTTCGGAGGAAATTTCCAACTCACCTATGTACCACGTGTCTCATTTCGCATCTCAGAACGACTTGACAACGTCGGTCGTAAAGGTTAGAAAAAACTAGAACGAACGTAAAACTAACTCTGTTTTGTTCCACTgtgttgttccatgttccaaatcAAGCACCAACAACACTCTAATGATATCGGGCTTTTTCTAGATCCTGTCCATTGACGAATCACACTACGGAAATTACACATGCGAGGCGGTCAATCGACATGGAAAGGCCACACAAACAATTGAGCTGTATCAAAGCCAAATCCCCATTTGCCCTCCCGTTTGTGGAGATCTAGATTTGTCCAATTCGGCTTTAAACCGGCACGGCAAGAGTCTCCTGGTTGTGGTCGTTCTCGCTAATATCTTCAATCAGATCCTATAAGTCGCGGTATTGGACATTTATTCTTGGAAATAAAGAGACGATAGATCTCTTGACGTATTGACGAACGGGAAACACATAATATGTAAATGAATTCCTATTTGGTGGAGAGCTTAAAGGAAGAATTGTCCACTACTTCCATTGTGGTTGTCCGAGTAGAGTGTGGCTCGGGAATTCCCCGGCTGTGGATTAGGTTGGTGATGGGATGGAAGTTGAACTACTTGCTGTTGCATCCGTTTTTGTCTCTGAAGTTGTCTTTGTGATGCTGGAGTGCTAGTTGAGTGCAATGTGGTATACTCCGTCTCCTGCTATTACAAAAGTAAATTGATTGACGCCTGATCTGAGTTAGATTGGTAAGAGGTTCTTAGAAATGATGACGAACGATTAGGAGTACTCACCGACTCAGGATTACCTTCCGCTTTTGGTTGTGATTGCCTCGAGTATGCAACCGTCGGATAggctacttttttatttttggaccAACAACAAAAGTGGAGAACTTCGCGTTTCCAAACTTGCTTGGTATCTTGGGATATGATCCATGTTCCGCTGAGAACACCAAAGAGCAGTCCCATGCACAAACGCAGGAGGAACAAATCGACTGTAGGCTCAGCTGTGCTAGTGCGATTGAGCCACGAGGACCTTTCTGAATATTCATAGATGAATGTGGCCAAGATGAGACCCTGAAAAAATGTTATCATGAATTTAGAGCAATCAGACGAGGGGAATCAGCGTAACGAGgcaattgtaattgaaaggaaaacaCTCACCTTGGCAATGACAAACAGAATTGTGTATAATCCCATTTTCATGGCGATATCTTTGAATCCAGTCGGACCATCTTCAGCTCCAGCCTTGGATAACATTACAATCAACCCAATCAAGAGCAGTAGAAGGCTAAGAGAGAACTGAATCGACTCTGGCAAGATCACATAAACCAGAAGCCCGTAATCATCTTGGGCTGCTGGACCGCAAGTGCCCGAAAATTCCTCCCCGTGCATTTCCTTCATGACGGCGAGGAGAATGGTGATGGAGGCGGGCCAGCCCCAGCCAAAAATATGATAATAAGTGACATAATGAGACAGGCGCTTGGCGGTGAGTTTAGTGGTAATAGATAAAAACCATGTTAAGGTGGTGATGAGCCACCAAGAGGTGATGGCACACGAAAAGAAGTTCAGGAACAGGAAGACCGTAAAGCAGGCGGGATTTCGATGTCCTTCCACCGTCAAGAGAAGAAGATCCGGGTTTTGGTCGGAAGGGAAGCACGAGGTGGCTTCGCGCCCCACGATCAGTCGAATCACGTAACCAAAATTATAGCCCAAGGCGGCCAAAGTAATGAAACAGATGGCCCGTTCCGGGTACTGGTGTCGATTCGAGTCCAAGAGAAACGAGACCAACGTGAAAACGCCAGTTAAGGACGATATCACGGTCAAGGCAATCATCCATTTTTCTGCCAAGGCCTTGTCTTCCTCACGAAACTGGACATCGGACCCACACTCGGGCACGCATCGATCCAAACGCTCCACAAAATGCCAATGCGAAGGCGAACGTAAGTTTTGACAACGACCTGAAGGGGTCTGTCCCTAAAAAGTTAAGTATGGTTGTAATCATTCAAATGTCAGATCATGCAGTCCAATTTCTACCATTTCGTTTTGCGCACTCGTTTGGCCATTGAGTATGAGCTTGTTGAGCATGACTCGGGAATTCGAGAATTGCCCAGCCAAGTCGTGGAATTGATGATGATCAGTATCGATGGCCTTTTGCATAAACAGGGGATTACTCTGGAGATTGATAATCGAGGACGAGCTGACCGAGAATTTCGGAATATCCCGCCGATCGTCCTCCGAGCGTTCCATGCACATGTGGTCGTGACTATTAGTCTCCGGGAATCGGTGGCAGGCCAAGACTGGCGGCCAGACCGAATTGAAGCCCATCAAGGTTTTCTCGCAACGCTGACGCACCCGCTCGCACAACGGGCGGCACGGGCCAATTAAAGGCTGAATTTCCACATCGGATTGGCACACGGGGATGTAGACCGCGCACAAGAAGAACTGGATGTCGGGCGAGCATTGGGTCATCACCAAAGGGATGAACGTTTCCAAGGTGGTCAGCGCATCGGCCTGGCGCGTCGAGTTGCCAAAGTTGGGCATGCCAGTCTGATTGTAGCCCAGCGAATCGCACATGTGGGCCTTAATGGGCTCGCAAACCACGCTCGAGTCATCGTAGCGCCCTCCCGCATTGACGCCCCTCAGGCCAGCCCCAAGCCACAAGCTCAGCCAAATGGGCCAAAGGTGGGTCCACATAAGGCCGCCCGTAGTATAGACCTAGCCAGAGGGTGGGTGGGCGGAGCGAAGTGGAACCGGAAGGCGGGGGAGGGAATCACATGGAATGAAAGCAAATCACACCCAGATTGAAGGCCAGAGGCCAGCTAGCCAGCCAGGAGACGCAGATATCAGGACGGCCCAAAGTGAACTTTGAGAATGAGGAGGATAAAGAGGATGAGCAGCAGGAGAGTAGTGAGTAGTGGATTTCGTTTATTTATATCATTCAGGGTTCCTGAACATAACAAACGGCACTGTCTTGGTTTTCCAATCGTTAATCTGACTGAGGTGTTAATGGTATTTCACTTGCCCATCACTATCAAGAAAACTGAAAGTTGCGAAGTTGCTTATCAGAATGTTGAGTAATTCATCGAAGATTTGTTGAGTCA
This DNA window, taken from Tigriopus californicus strain San Diego chromosome 9, Tcal_SD_v2.1, whole genome shotgun sequence, encodes the following:
- the LOC131886866 gene encoding lachesin-like isoform X1, which codes for MKWLLKFMLCVSVFKLSSSQKTPQISYVTPSLTTDIGGEAKLECTIVDRQDYPILWTRVGKGGQNFPIATGPKLLLKDQRFDLELNEKSGQYILSIRDVQPSDASSYLCQIVAGYNSMVTATVELSVKLPPVISDNTTRSFRVTAGEKVEMECQSNGFPTPRITWTREDGRMMPNGQEEIITPRKLIINQVRREDTGKYLCWAKNGVGPGDEHRMLTLEVEYPPIIEVPRPKIPQALNHETELTCKIQAFPPPAIHWRQGSEEISNSPMYHVSHFASQNDLTTSVVKILSIDESHYGNYTCEAVNRHGKATQTIELYQSQIPICPPVCGDLDLSNSALNRHGKSLLVVVVLANIFNQIL
- the LOC131886866 gene encoding lachesin-like isoform X2, with amino-acid sequence MVTATVELSVKLPPVISDNTTRSFRVTAGEKVEMECQSNGFPTPRITWTREDGRMMPNGQEEIITPRKLIINQVRREDTGKYLCWAKNGVGPGDEHRMLTLEVEYPPIIEVPRPKIPQALNHETELTCKIQAFPPPAIHWRQGSEEISNSPMYHVSHFASQNDLTTSVVKILSIDESHYGNYTCEAVNRHGKATQTIELYQSQIPICPPVCGDLDLSNSALNRHGKSLLVVVVLANIFNQIL
- the LOC131886861 gene encoding frizzled-4-like isoform X1; its protein translation is MWTHLWPIWLSLWLGAGLRGVNAGGRYDDSSVVCEPIKAHMCDSLGYNQTGMPNFGNSTRQADALTTLETFIPLVMTQCSPDIQFFLCAVYIPVCQSDVEIQPLIGPCRPLCERVRQRCEKTLMGFNSVWPPVLACHRFPETNSHDHMCMERSEDDRRDIPKFSVSSSSIINLQSNPLFMQKAIDTDHHQFHDLAGQFSNSRVMLNKLILNGQTSAQNEMGQTPSGRCQNLRSPSHWHFVERLDRCVPECGSDVQFREEDKALAEKWMIALTVISSLTGVFTLVSFLLDSNRHQYPERAICFITLAALGYNFGYVIRLIVGREATSCFPSDQNPDLLLLTVEGHRNPACFTVFLFLNFFSCAITSWWLITTLTWFLSITTKLTAKRLSHYVTYYHIFGWGWPASITILLAVMKEMHGEEFSGTCGPAAQDDYGLLVYVILPESIQFSLSLLLLLIGLIVMLSKAGAEDGPTGFKDIAMKMGLYTILFVIAKGLILATFIYEYSERSSWLNRTSTAEPTVDLFLLRLCMGLLFGVLSGTWIISQDTKQVWKREVLHFCCWSKNKKVAYPTVAYSRQSQPKAEGNPESQETEYTTLHSTSTPASQRQLQRQKRMQQQVVQLPSHHQPNPQPGNSRATLYSDNHNGSSGQFFL
- the LOC131886861 gene encoding frizzled-4-like isoform X2 codes for the protein MWTHLWPIWLSLWLGAGLRGVNAGGRYDDSSVVCEPIKAHMCDSLGYNQTGMPNFGNSTRQADALTTLETFIPLVMTQCSPDIQFFLCAVYIPVCQSDVEIQPLIGPCRPLCERVRQRCEKTLMGFNSVWPPVLACHRFPETNSHDHMCMERSEDDRRDIPKFSVSSSSIINLQSNPLFMQKAIDTDHHQFHDLAGQFSNSRVMLNKLILNGQTSAQNEMGQTPSGRCQNLRSPSHWHFVERLDRCVPECGSDVQFREEDKALAEKWMIALTVISSLTGVFTLVSFLLDSNRHQYPERAICFITLAALGYNFGYVIRLIVGREATSCFPSDQNPDLLLLTVEGHRNPACFTVFLFLNFFSCAITSWWLITTLTWFLSITTKLTAKRLSHYVTYYHIFGWGWPASITILLAVMKEMHGEEFSGTCGPAAQDDYGLLVYVILPESIQFSLSLLLLLIGLIVMLSKAGAEDGPTGFKDIAMKMGLYTILFVIAKGLILATFIYEYSERSSWLNRTSTAEPTVDLFLLRLCMGLLFGVLSGTWIISQDTKQVWKREVLHFCCWSKNKKVAYPTVAYSRQSQPKAEGNPESETEYTTLHSTSTPASQRQLQRQKRMQQQVVQLPSHHQPNPQPGNSRATLYSDNHNGSSGQFFL